The region CAAGAACCTTGATGATGTAAAATAAAGTCTAAGAAATGTAAAAGAGATTGAAACGTCTCAGCAAATTTTTACAACACCAAACAAACCTAGCGAGAGATTGGTTTGACGCCGTTGATAAAAGAATTGCCGAAAGGGCTAGGAGAAGAACAGAATCGCCAACCAAGTGATTTCAAAAGCACACGAAACAAACTTGCTGAAATAAAAGTTCGTTGAAGATGCTGATTTCAGAACTTGGCAAAAATCAACAAAAGGAGAAAGTAGCTTATTCCAAAAGATTTTGCAGGTCGTGACAGGTATGGGGGCCAAGAGATTCCCATGCGTTCAACTGTATAAGAAACTGCGTAGCCGACCAGCTTGCTTTAAAGGTGCTAACGCCGCCGAGTCTGTTAGAATTAGCAAGATTACACGAGCAGCAAGATGCTCATGTAAAAGCATTTTATCGCAACCAGAAGACGCTCAAGCAAACAAGCTCTAAGATTGCAACAGCGTGACGCTGCTTTGAAGCCAAGCTGCTCAGAATCGCGGCTTTAGGGTTGGTGTTGGTGCTGTAGCTGGTCAAGGCTTCTCGGTTGGTGGAATTGCCTCAGTCAATCCGTATGCCGCTGCTGGACTTGCTGCTGCCTACGCTGTCAAGAATGTGGCCACAGATCTTGTAGCCGAAGCAACTGTTTGGGAGAAGTTCAAGGTTGCGCTTACCGACATTGGGGAAGGATCTACAAAGGCTGCTCAGGCTACAGACGATCTTTACGAGCTTGCCAAACGTCCTGGTATTGGCTTGAAGGAAGCGGAACAAACCTACATCCAATTCCGTGCCTTGAATATGGAAGGTGCTAAAGCGCAAAAGGTTATCGCCGCTGTTTCAAATGCGGTTGCGTGGGGGTGGTGCTACTGAGTTCCAGCGAGTCAATTACCAGATTACCCAAATGCTTTCTTAAGGGTAAGGTTCCTCGAAGAAGACTTGCGTATCATGCGTAACTCTTTACCTCGCCTTACCGTTGCCATGCGCGATGCGTTTGGTACTACTACCGCCGAAGGTATCCGCAAAGCTGGTGTAAACGCCGAAGAGTTCCTTGCGAAGATTGTAACACAGTTTGAAAAGCTGCCGCAAGCAAGTCAGACTTTGGAATCGGCTCAGGAGAATGCTGCTACAGCAATGAGCAGGTTGAAAGCTGCGCTGGTGCCTGACTCTGCTGTAAAGTCTGGTATTGAAACTTGGACATCGGTTCTTGAAACTCTAACAGACGCGATCAATGGGGTTAAAGACGCTGCGTCTTCTAGCGGTGGAATTATTGGAAACTCGATGGATAATCTTGATAACGCTGAGTTAATCAAGAGAGCTGCTAAGTACGGAATTGATACCAAGTCCGTTATGAGCGGATATTCTACAGATAGCAACTCCCAATCAAGAATGTCTTTGGCGGCTTATAATGAAGCCAAGCAGCTTGCTGATTTGGAAGCCAAGCGTAAGAAGGATGAAGAAATTGCTAAGTTGATGGGGTCTATCAACTTCTCGAAAACGAGAAGTTGAAGATCCAGCTTAGAGATATTTCCGAGTACGAAAAGCAGCGGTTGATTACAATTGTCGAATATAACTATAAGATTGATGAAGCTAAGACCAAGGAAGAAAAGGCCGGTCTTGCTTCTCAGAAGAAGTTGCAACTTCAATTGCTGCTTTTGAAGCACAAGCAAGAGGAACTTGAAAAGCAGGAGAAGATTAAAGAAGAGATTGAGAAGACAATCCAAGCAGAGCAGAAGTTTGCCGACGAAACCTTTACAAACGCAACTGGCATTTCCTACGCTGCTTATAGCGTTGCAAATCCTGGTGGTGTAGATAGTGAGTTTGACCAGACCAAGTCTAGAACCAAGACAATGCGCGATGCTGACGACAAGCGTATTCAGGAGCAAGCTGACGCTTGGCAAAAGTCCGTAGACGCTGGTAAAGATTTGTCGATGAAATACGCACCTGAGTTTGACAAACTCCAAATGGAATACGAGAAGCAAAGACAAGCGATTGTTGATGCAACTTTCCGCACTGGTGAAGAACGCAACCGAGTGATGAAAGCGTTGAACGATCAGTACTTGCGCGATCAAGCTGAAATGCTTGCTAAGTCTGCAACTGCTGTGACTTCTGCTGGACAGTCCTTGTTCGGTGATATTGCCGGAGCCATGAAAATGCGCTCCGACTATGAGTACAACACGCAGAAGACGAACATTGAAAAGCGCCTGTCTCTTAACGGTCTTGAAGGTGATGCGCGGGTTGCCCAACAGCGCCGCCGTGATGAAGCCTTGGAAGCCCTTGACGAGAAGCGTCAGAATGATATGCAAGGTTCTTACCTAACCATGTTCATGATCGCTAAAGGCTTCGCCCTGGCTGAATCCGCCATCAAGCTGAATCTAGCCATTGCCAACGCCGCTGCTAGTGGACCTTTCCCGGCCAACCTCGCTGCAATGGCCGCTGTAGCCGCTGCTGCTGGATCTGTGGTCACAAACATTGCCGAGATCAACTATGCAGGTGCCCTATGACAAGGGTGGGTTCATTCCAGCCGGACAAGTCGGTCTTGTTGGTGAAGTTGGTCCTGAGCTTGTTTCTGGTCCTGCCAGAGTTACAAGCCGCGCCGATACAGCGGCGATGTTTGGTGCCAAGCCAACCGTAAACATCTACAACTACGGAAACGATAATGTTAATGTAAAGCAAAGCAGTGACGGTAAGTCTATTGATGTATTTGTTGGTGAAGTAGCTAAACGTGCCGAATCCCAAATGGCTACAGGTCTTCGTTCTGGTCGCGGTGAATTTTCATCCGCTTTGAAAGACACATTCAACTTGACAAGGCAGGGTGGATAATGGCTACAATAGCTTGGCCATTATCATTGCCTTTGCCAACCGCAAACGGCTTTAACGTAAACCCAAAACTGACTGGAAATACAACTACATTCCAGTCTGGAAGAACTAGGGTTACTAGAACAAGGTCTTTGCAAAACGACCGTTGTTACATTTCCTCATCTTTGAAGTTCATTTTTACGCTGCAAGAATACTCAGTCTTTGCAGAGTTTTACGACTCCAATTGGAAGAAGTTATCACCACAACAAAACTCTTTGTATTTCACAATTGGCGGAAACATTTGGTCTGGTTGGCCGTCTAGCAGAGTGCGTTGTTCTTTAGACGAAAACACTTGGTCAGTTTCTTTTGACTTTGAAGGATTCTTGCCGCAAGAAGCCTTTATCTTTTCCACTGACGAGCTAGACCCAATCAATCCTCTGTGGCCACAAGATGAGTTTCCTTTGCAGATAGGTTCTAAGTTTGATAGGTTTTCTTCCGATGTAATTGAAGCAAGTGACAACTTTCTGTTGTCCAGGTCAAATCTTGGCAAAGATGTTTTTTCATATTGCACAGTTAGTACAAAACCTTCTGACATTTCCAGAATCTTTAGGTTGTTGGTTTGGTGGAGTAGAGCTTGTTGTTGCGGAGCTTTGCCTTTCAAGCTATCGGCTGACAATTTAGATTTGGGATTGATTAACGGTATTCCAGCAACAGCTTCCGGTTTTTATGTCGGTAAGTTCTTAGCTCCCCCAACATTTACTTTTGACGGTTGGTTTGGAAAAGCGTCAGCAAACTTGGTTTTGCAACCTTTCCGTACTAGTTTTACAACAGTATCCATAATGATTGGAAACGATGGGGGCTTGGCTGGCTGGTGACAACGGATCTGTAATGGAAGGTGTTTCAAATGGCTGATCCTATCTTGAAAAGACTTTACGAGTATCCTTTAGCTTCAATCTTTAACGGGGTTTTGCTCAGGATAAACTTGGTGGAATTACCGAATCTGTTGGGCCGGATCAAGTATTTGCGGCTTTAGACGCTGAGGGTTTTGCAAGAGATATTGATTTGCCAGCGCCTTCGAGCGAGATGCCGCAAGATCTCGGAACTGCAAGTTCTGGTAGCGGTGACGATTATTCCCGCGCCGATCATCGGCATAAGAAACCCTCTTTAGCAGATCTTGGCGCGGCTGCTACATCGCACACGCACACAACGTCTCAGGTTACCGAGTTAGACTCTGCATTATTGGGCAAACTGCCACTAATCCAACTTTCAGGCATAGTTGCATTCGATAGCGTCAACGGCGAGCTTCCGTGCGCTGCTGAGATCAACGCGACAAGCGCCACGAATTCCCCGGCCAACATCTTGGCATCGGGCGGCAGGGGCTTCCTGATACAGGGGCGCGGTGCTGCTGGATATTTGACGCAACTGTTGACCGTGCCCGAGTTTGCCGCCTACCGCATGATGCCGTCCTCCGGCGTCTGGGCGGCGTGGAGGATCTTCTGGGATCGTGAGGCGCTTCCGATTTCGACGCTTGGGCGCGACTTGCTCAATGACACGACGGCCCCCGAAATGCGCGCAACGATTGGAGCGGCGGAGGCTCCGGCACTCATCACGAAATCGACAGCGTACAACTTCACCGGGATCACGGCGTCGCTCATCAAGCACGCGAATGGCGATGTCGTTGCGACGCTTTCTGGCGGCATCCCTGGCCGATCCTACACGCTCGTATCTGCATCGACGCTGCTGATAGTGATCCCCGCTGGCGTGACGCTTTACGGAACGAGCGGAATCTGGGATAACGCTTCCGGTTTCTCGCTTGGCGGTATGCGTCCGGTCACGCTCCAATGCCTGTCTGACACAGAGTGGCTTATTCCCAATTACGTACCATAGCAGCGATAGGATTTTGCAATGGATTTAGAATCGGAAGCCTTGAGAGAAGCCTACGCCGTAGCACCTGTTGACACGGTAGTTTTGGACACTCTTGAAGTTTCCAGATCTGGTCAACCTAGCATTTTCATAACAAACAACTACACACCTTTTTCAGCAGCTTTGGAAACAGGTTCTACAGTTACGTTTTTGCCAATACCTTTCAAAGTAAATCTTCCTAGTAAGGCAAAAGACACACTGCCTGTTATGAAGATTAGTATTGCAAATCCAGACCAATTGGTTAGTAACTATCTAAGATCTGCGTTGGTTGATAAATCTCCAGTTGTTGTCAAGTTTAGGCCGTTTTTATTAACCACAAACCAAGATCCACAATACCAACTGCCAACTCCTATGATTTTTCACATCGGGCCTGTTAATTTTGGATTAGCGCAAGTTGATGTTCAGTGTCTGTTTCCAAACATTGCTAACAAAAGATTTCCAAATGAATCTTACACCGTGCGACTGTTCCCCGGCTTGCGTGGATGGTAGGGTAGAAGCTGCCTTGGGCACCCGCTGGGTAGCCCTGGGGAAGGATTTGAGGGGGTTTGACTGCTGGGGCTTCGTTCGCTACGCACTAGGGTTGCTCGACGCTCCAGAAGCCCCGTTCTTCGACCAGCAGGCGCGGCCTGGGCAGATCCAGGAGCTTGCCAAGAGCTTTCAGCAGCTTCCGAACAAGACCGCCTACAGCATCATCCTGCTTGGCACCAAAGGCCACTTCAACCATGTTGGAGTCTACCACCCGACCGGAACAGTGTACCATTGCATAGAGCATGGCGGTGTCTGTGGCCACAGGTTTGACAGGCTTGGAATGTTGGGCTTTGATTGTTTTGAGTATTACAAGTGGGGTGCTTTGTGATAACGGTAAAATACAAGACAAATCCTTTTAAGAACTACGTTGTCAGCGAAGTTTGTTTTTGTGAACAGAGTTTACAGGATGTATTAAAACCTTTTATGCAAGGTTCTGAGTTTCAACACCCTACGGTAGTTAGAGTTGATACGGTTCCAGTTTTGCGTAAAGATTGGAACACCAAACTGTCTGACAACTCTGTTGTTGAAATTACCCCTGTCGTTGGGGCACCTTTGGCGACTGTTCTTTTGGTTGCTAATGTTGTAATGCTTGTAGGCAGCGTAGCCTTCACAGCCTATGGTGTCTACAAAGCTCGCAAAGCTATGCAGGCTTTTAGGGCTGGCCAGGGTCAAGCCGAAGCGAGTCCGTTTTTCTCCATTGACGGCAAGTCAAATAGAGCAAACTTGAACAACCCTGTTGAAGTTGGTTACGGCAGAAACAGAATGTGGCCAAGCTACATAACTCGCCCTTACAGAACTTTTAAGGATGATAGGTTGCACGGTTGGGACGGTACAGGTTTTGTAAAGAACTTAAACTACACCCAAATTTTCTGCATTGGTCAAGGTGCTTATGACATCCATTGTGTCAAGATTGGCGATACCCCTATTGAAACTTTTAGAGGTGTTACTTATGAAATTGTACCGCCTGGAGAATCTTCAAAATCCTTAGCTCATATTGTTTACGTTCAACCGGATTTCAAAGAGATTTCCATAACAAGTTCAAGTTCTACAGATTTGTTTTTAATGACTCCGGCAGGAGTCGCTTCAAACAGGTTTGAAATTGATGTAGAATTTCCAACAGACGGAGAGTTTACAATTGCTGTATTACTGTGGGAAGTAGACATAAATTCAGGCTCTATCATATCAGAAGATCCTTTGTTGCAAGTTCTACACAGACCTTATCATGTTTACATTGACGGAACCCCCAGTTACGCAGAATCAAATCCTCCTGCACATAGACATACGTTTTCTTTTGTTGTTGGTGATAGCACCAAACGTTACAAATTGAAGATTGAAAATACCGCAACAGGTCAAACTTTCAAAATACTGGAAATTAGATCTTTTTTCAATCCGAAAACACCAATCGGTTATGCTGACAAAACATTGCTTATTGTAAACTACTTCTTAATTGGAAGTTTGGAAAAAGACATTGATGATAAGGTTAATGTAATTGCTACAAGAAAACTTGAAGTTGTGTCCTATTCTGGATCTAACAAGTTAATTGTGGTGCAGCCGACACGGTCTATGCCTTGGGCGTTTAGAGACGCTTTGATTAACAAGGTTTACGGCGGAGGTCTTGACGATTCGTTTTTAGACATTGAAACGTTAATGGAACTAGATCAAGAGTTTAGCAGATCTGGTTTGACGTTTGACAACGTGTTTAATCAGAACTCCACCGTTGAAGATGTTTGCAAAGTAATAACAGCGGCAGGTAGATGTTCAATGGCCTACAACGGCTCCAGGCTGACATTGGTTAGAGATTCCTGCAAAGGTCCGGCAGAAGCAATGTTTTCTTGCGAGAACATTTTGGAAGGCTCTTTCTCATGGTCTTCTGAAATGTTTGATCCGGTAGAGCCGGATTGCATTGAAGCAAGCTACGTTGAGACAGAAACTGGTCAACAAAACACTGTAATTTTCACACCGGAAAATTCTCCAAGCAACAATGTTCAAAAAGTGTCAATTGTTGGAGTAAACAAAACAACAGCTTGGCGAGAAGCTGCCAACAAAATGAGAAGGCTGCAACTTGTTAGAGACACTTTCAAATTCAAAACAGGAATGGAAGGGTATATACCAAGCATAGGATCTGTCGCAATTCTGTCGTCAGAAATGCTTGGTATGGGCTACTCCGGATACGTTGTTAATTTCGTAGATGGGTTTGTAACACTGTCGAGATACGTTTCTGTGGCCACAGGTTCTGTCATAGCTAAAATGGTTTTTAGAAGAGACGATGGTTCGGTGTGTGGACCTTTCAACATTTCGAGCGCATCTGGATTTGATTCTAACGGATTGTGCAATGTTGTTAAGCTCGAAACCTCTGCCGATTTTGGTATTGATTTTTCAAGAACCAACAAAGAGCCTGTTCATTTTGTGTGCTGGCCTGGGAATTTGGATGCTCCCAAAGACACAAAGATTCAAATTGAAAGCGTAACGCCTTCCGACGATGGTGTTATTGAAATAAGCGCAAGCAATTACAACGCTAAGGTGTATGAGTTTGATAACAACGAACCTCCAGAAGATGAATACGCCCAACTAGATCCTATTGGGGAAATTCCGCAAATAAGTTGGGTTGAAGTCAGTTCTGTAAAAACCCCAAAAACCGACGAGGGTTTGCCTTATACAAGGCTTGTTTGGGGTAGTGTTTACGGAGCTACCAAATACCAAGTATCTAAAAGACCGTCACAAGCAGGCCCTAAAACACTGCTTTGGGAAGGTATTGAAACTTTTGTCGAGTTGGCTTTAGAAGCCGCTACTGATATTTATTTGCAAGTTGACGTTTTCAACGGGGCTGTTGCTGGTGTTGGATACCTAACCTGCTTGGATCTTGTACGGCCAATAAGCTCGACTGAGATTAAAACCAACTCAATCAGTTACGATTTCGATAACAATGGGGTTGTTGTAAGCTGGGATGGTGTTTTAGGGGTTAAGCATTACGAGGTTAGAGTTGTTGAAAGATTCACCCCTTTCACAGCATCGCCTTGGTACGTTTCAAATGCGTCAAGTTTCAAATACACAAAAGCTCAGTTCAAAATAGACTTTGGTAAAATTTCAACAAGCATGACAAGTCTGTCTTTTGATGTTGAGATTAGAGCAGTATTTGAGTCTTCAACTTCTCAAACAGCATCAATTGTGCTTATTATTGAAAGCGCCAAATCTGCCGAAAGTTTCAACATTGTCCAAGATCCTCAGCTTGTTATAGATAACTCGGTTTCCAGGCATAGAACGCTAACCTGGAAAGATCCGGCTTATCAAGTTCCTGGAACTGTATACAACATTCACATGGAAACTTATATATCCGGTTACGATCCTGCAACATTTACACCTAAACCTTGGAACAAAATTGTAAGCACTGAAACCTGTTCGGTGTCTACTAACAAATCTGTTGGTAGAGTTGAGTTGTCAGATATTGATATTCAGTACCTGCCAATTTCTTATGGTGGCGCTCCGTTGGATTCAGAAGGTAATCACCCTGTTTACGGTCCCGGTTGCATGGCGGATGTAAAAACATCTGGTGGTGACTCTGCTTTGATGAATCCTGGCGAATTGCAGAGCAACACTTTGTTTATCTACAATCCGGAAGATCCGGATAGCGGTTATTGGCATCCTTTGATAAAGTTTGGCACTAACCAAGTTGACGGAATTA is a window of Alphaproteobacteria bacterium DNA encoding:
- a CDS encoding DUF1833 family protein codes for the protein MDLESEALREAYAVAPVDTVVLDTLEVSRSGQPSIFITNNYTPFSAALETGSTVTFLPIPFKVNLPSKAKDTLPVMKISIANPDQLVSNYLRSALVDKSPVVVKFRPFLLTTNQDPQYQLPTPMIFHIGPVNFGLAQVDVQCLFPNIANKRFPNESYTVRLFPGLRGW
- a CDS encoding C40 family peptidase, with protein sequence MGTRWVALGKDLRGFDCWGFVRYALGLLDAPEAPFFDQQARPGQIQELAKSFQQLPNKTAYSIILLGTKGHFNHVGVYHPTGTVYHCIEHGGVCGHRFDRLGMLGFDCFEYYKWGAL